The sequence AAAGGGATGTGGCTGGCTTTCCGATCGAGACTCAAAGTGTATGAAAAGGGTCTTCGAAGAACGTTTGACACTATGATCTTGGGAAACATATGAATTCGCCAAATGAAAAAATCAAAAGTTTCATAAAGTCGAATGAAATCTTGAGTCTCGCAACGCAGTTCATTCTTTTACTCTGCGAATTGTTTCTTAAGATCTTTCAATATTTCTATGATCCGCTCAGAAATCTTAGTATTTTCCTCACAGGTTTAGGTTTAGTGATCGGCTATTTTTATTACGGCGGCTATTGGAGCTCGATAGCCAATAGGATCCTCCCTCCGAATCCGGTACTGGTGAGTAGGAGTTGCGATGATAAATCGACAAGTGTAGGTAATTTAGAATATAGCGTACGTGTAGTTACAAATGTAAGGAATACAGGCGGGTCCGGAAAAGTGGTTATTGAAGCTGCAATTCAACAGGGGGATGAGCAGTGGACGAAATCAGAAATGATCGATATGGAACCTCATCAAACCACCGAGTCTGTAATCGTCTTTGACGAGGTTTCCTTGTTTGATGTTACACCAAGTTGTAGTGTTAAGGTCTTTGCTTACGGTAAGTGAATCATGCGAGTTGCTAATAGTGTTTACGCTCTTGATTCTGAAGAGCCGTGAGTAAGGTGGAAGAAAGAATTAAAGGTTGTTAAGGGAGTGGGAAGGCATATGCAAAAAAAAGATCAAGGCATGAGTAAGCAAATATTTGTAGCATACTCTTATAGACTCTATGCCAAACGAGACTACAGAAAGATATTTTCAAATCTTGAATCAATATATAAAGTTAGGTTTATATTTGCGGATGAAAAGATAACCAATATGCACATCATGCAGAAAATTATTAGCTACATTAAAGGAGCCGACTACTCAATCTTTGATATTTCCGGTTGGAATCCGAATGTTACTCTAGAGTTAGGATTTGCAATGGGGGCAAGTTCGAATTGGTATATTGCATTAGACCCGGATAAAACCGAAATGAAAGAGGTGCCTTCGGATTTAAGGGGAATCGATAGGATTCAATATTCTTCGTTTTCAGATTTTGAAGATAAATTGACCATACTTTTAGAGCAACTGTATCCAAAGCGAGAAAACAGTTCCATTGATAGTTATCTGGACTCAAAGAGAGAAGATCTATTGAAATTTTTAGCGGGCCAAACAGAGGGTCTAAATATTAAAGAAATTGCTCAATCAATGGGAGTAGAGCAGAGGGTCGCTCAAATTTTAATTTCACCTTTGATAAATAATAAAATCCGGACATCCGGACAACGCAAAGGAATGAAATATCATATCGTCAAACGTGGCCCAACTAAAGGAACAAAATATACTAAAAAACAACGTACGGTCTGACATGAGCTTAGCAATTATGCTAAGGTTCAATGAGCAAATTCTTGCAGAAGGACGTTTAAGCCATTGCCAGTAAACATTATTTTGCAATTCAAATGGAAACTACCTTTTTTCAAACTTTAATTACTCTTACCATAGGCATTATCCTGGGGGGCATGAAAGATTTTTTCTTTGATAGACAGTCTAGGAAAAGGGCTCTTCGAAAAGCATTGCTTTACTTAATAGAAGTGTGGGCGGATATCATTAGGTTTCAGAGGAAAACCCTTTCATTAGAAATTTACGTTGATGAGTTGATCAAGCGATTTCCGGGACTATCGCCTGATGTGCTGCTTTCAGTAAAAACTTCAATAGGATTATTTAGTGAGATAGCTGATTCTATGTTCCTAAGTAATGAAGAATTTGAAGATGAATTATTTTTAGATAATCTATCGAAAATTGCGGAGGACGACCCGCTCCTCGCTTTTGAGTTAGAAATTCAGGTTTTCGCATTGGACTATTTAACACTTTTGCAAAATAGATATAAAGAAATGTTGAAAAGCGCAAATTGGGGTAAGATAAGCGAATTACTTAACCTACTGACCTCTAGTAAATTTCAAGACAATATAGACGGATTGGAAAAGAATATTCTTTTGCTAGCAGGCAAAATTGGATTCGTAACAAAAATAAAAACCAGAAAATTACTTACTGGCAATTCTAAGCTCTCAGAAAACCAAATAAAAGACAGCCTCAATGAGATTATTGAATCAGCGGCTACAGCTCTGAAATCAAGAAGCAATACTAACTAAAAATTGTCGCGGCGCTTCAGGGTCGCTTTTGCGACCCTTGCTTCGGGCTCCGCCGCATTTTGCTTTGTCACTCGCCTTGCCGGGCAAGTCTCGCGCCAAGTGCTTACGCACACGCGAAACGTCGTCAAGCCTTGGTCATTAGGCGTAATGCACATGAAAATGCAGTTCTAAAAAAGGAATTTTATATGCATCAGATGTTAGCAAATCTAGATTTAGAAAGATGTCCACATTGCAATATTAATAAGCCAAATTTGCAAAGAATAAATCTCTATCAAACTATATCTTCTGATCACAGGATTCGACGTGACTGGGTGAACTATCAATGTTCTCGTTGCGGTGGAATAGTGCTTGGTGAAGGTCGTACAGGCGTTCGGACTCCTAATGAGAAAACATTCATAGAGGCAATTTATCCAGATAATTCCTTAACTCTTTCGGATTTTATTCCAGTTAGAGCAAAAGAATATCTAAAGCAAGCAATCGACAGTATTGTCGCTCCTTCTGGGTCTATCGTTTTATCAGCAAGTAGTGTAGATGCGATGCTTAAGAGTAAGGAATACAAAGATGGCTCGTTATACTCCCGAATTGATCAAGCTGCCAAAGATCATTTAATTACTAAAGAAATGGCTAATTGGGCTCACGAAATTAGGCTACATTCCAATGAAGAGCGACATTCAGATGAGGAACAAGAACTACCAAATGAAGAAGAAGCAAAAAAATGTATAGAATTTGCTTTGGCATTAGCCGAATTTCTCTTTGTTCTTCCTTCTCGAATAGAAAAAGGGCGTAATACGAAAGGCGAAAAACCAAACTAAAGAAATGTGCACTACGCATAACTTGGCTCTGACGCTTCGCTTCGAGATCGCTGCGCGACTCTCGCTTGGGCTACGCCACATTTGCTTCTGTCACTTCGCTTGCAGAGCAACCTCGTGCCATCGCAAACGTCGGAACACCTTGGTCGTTAGGCGAAATCGCTTTCAAAAATATTCTAGCAAAAGAATTTAAATTGGAGTTGAAATGGAAATAATTAAAGAAATAGCCAATTTTCCAGTTATCGTACAAGGAGCTTTAGGCTCTGCATTATTTTGGATTATTTTCGTAATTGGCCAAAAGGTTATTAAATTTTTAAATCAGTTTGGAAAGGAAAAGGAAATCGCGAATGCATTTTCATTGATGGCTGAACTCTATGATGGGGAAGAAAGACATACTTCTTTTCTCGTTTGTCTTTATGGCGGACTTCATTATTTAATAAAAGCCTTAATAGCCATATCTATTTCCTTGCTTCTGTCAAATATACTCGAGATAATCTCTTCAATAGGTTACTTTCTCTCTTTATATTTTCTTTTTCGTGCTTTATTCTTTCTTCCTTACTTTAATCGATTTCCCACCAAAGAAGAGAAACAAGAGAAATTAAACAAGGTGCTCAAACAACTTGTCAATAAGAACAAAGATAAAAAGGAATGAATTCATTAAATTGAGTCGTTGTAATAATGACTCAAAAACTGCTATCGAATATTCTGGACTACTTTAAAAAAAGCGACTTCGCCTAACTTTCGGTGCTTCCGCGTCGCTGCGGGCTTGCTTCGCAACCCTTGCTCGGCCTTCGGCACATTTTGCTTTATCACTCGTCTTACATGGCAAGCCTCGTGCCAAGTGCTTCGCACTCGCAAAACGTCGGAACACCTTGGTCGTTAGCCGCAATCTTAAATTTGATCCGTAATATGAAAGAAAACATTGAAAAACGCATTTTCGACTATTTCACTAATTCGAGTGACTTTAATGGCATGCCTCTACGGCAAATTAGTGAAGAGTTTAATATTGATTATAAACTCTCGATTGATATCTTAAAAGATCTCATTAAGGAAGATAAGGTAATAATACAATCGAGCACAAATCCGAATATTATAAGTTTTCATCATTACCCTATAGAAGCTCAATTAGAGGTTTTGGACAATGCGCGGGATATTAAGATCGAATATCAAAACCAGGAAGATATAACGATTATTTATGAAAATACTGAATATCCGATCTGCCTTTACCCCTCACAGAGCAAGCTTAAGTCAGATCGAAGTCTGAGTGAATTTGGATATTCATGCTATTCAATGCAACTG is a genomic window of Leptospira langatensis containing:
- a CDS encoding DUF4145 domain-containing protein; its protein translation is MLANLDLERCPHCNINKPNLQRINLYQTISSDHRIRRDWVNYQCSRCGGIVLGEGRTGVRTPNEKTFIEAIYPDNSLTLSDFIPVRAKEYLKQAIDSIVAPSGSIVLSASSVDAMLKSKEYKDGSLYSRIDQAAKDHLITKEMANWAHEIRLHSNEERHSDEEQELPNEEEAKKCIEFALALAEFLFVLPSRIEKGRNTKGEKPN